TCGAACGAAATTTTCATGCGTAACTATCTATGATACCACTAGTGAGATCATTGTTTATTAGCGATTCATGGGTAACTGTTAATTAGTGTCAACTACGGTTCGAGAGTCGGCGAACATAACCTTAAACCTTTGTCTTTGGGATTAAAATTCGACGCCTAACCTACGTCCAGCGGACGAGAGAAATAATTATATCGGTTTAGTATAACTGTTGttctttcgattccgtttcgAGCATCAAGTTCAATCCATCTTGCAACTGGTCTCCTAACCTAACCCTCGACCAACTACACAAAGTTCTCCTCCTGCTCGGTGGAGTCCGTTCTCCTGGCGCCTGAAACGACGTTCTTCCAGCCGCCGTGCTTGCACCCCGTCAGTCTGCACAGCCCCAGGAAGCCCTTTCTGAACTTGCTGCTCATAAGATTGTACAGTATCGGATTGAGGGCGCTGTGCAGATAGAACATGATCCTGCTGAAGTTGAGCAGGGTGAAGAACGTGTTTCGATCGATGGCGACGATCTGCTCGGCTGGGGCGACGATTATGTAGAAGATGAGGATCCTGTAGGGCGTCAAGCAAACGAAGAAGCCTATAACCACCGCCAGCAGCATCGTTATCACGTGCTTCTTCGCCCTGGCGTGGTAAGTGTCGCTGGTGTTGCTGGTCGAGGGATCGGGCATCAGGTGTCTGATGATGAACGCGTAGAGCATCAAGAGGATCAGCAACGGCACGATGTAGAACAAGAGAACGAGTAGCAGGAAGAAGATTATCGTAGCGGTGTTGTCGGCCATGGTCAGACAGACGGGGACAAAGTTCCTAGAGTCCTGATcgctcctggtctcgttcacggGCATCTCCCGGTACTGCGAGACCCAGATTATGGGACTGCAATCAGTTAAAATTGAATTGTCGATCTATCGTAACACGAGGTCGAGCACACGTTTTCGTTTCAAGCGGGACGGACTTATATTGCTGGTTGATCGGAAAAACAGCGGTGCCTTATGATTTGATATGAGTGCGGTGTGCTCTTGGCCCCTCAACCAACCGGAACAGACGGGGCTATTTCTTTCAAAAGCTCGGCGAAGCTGATGATTTTGTTGCAATGACCGCTTTGTTCGA
The sequence above is a segment of the Colletes latitarsis isolate SP2378_abdomen chromosome 6, iyColLati1, whole genome shotgun sequence genome. Coding sequences within it:
- the Ethr gene encoding ecdysis triggering hormone receptor isoform X6; the protein is MGACLTNYGPGTSREMARRRPLMTNIFGPSIFFRFTVSTIRAIESDNATADYMLPAYIRTTSMVLCIIVMILGIIGNLMVPLVVFRGKDMRNSTNIFLVNLSFADLCVLLICTPTVLVEVNYGPQVWPLGEHMCKAVPFVELTVAHASVLTILAISFERYYAICEPLRAGYVCTKARATFLCMLAWVAAALCTSPIIWVSQYREMPVNETRSDQDSRNFVPVCLTMADNTATIIFFLLLVLLFYIVPLLILLMLYAFIIRHLMPDPSTSNTSDTYHARAKKHVITMLLAVVIGFFVCLTPYRILIFYIIVAPAEQIVAIDRNTFFTLLNFSRIMFYLHSALNPILYNLMSSKFRKGFLGLCRLTGCKHGGWKNVVSGARRTDSTEQEENFV